One stretch of Cygnus olor isolate bCygOlo1 chromosome 1, bCygOlo1.pri.v2, whole genome shotgun sequence DNA includes these proteins:
- the RASL11A gene encoding ras-like protein family member 11A yields MRLPSMSQPFLLAPIAECAPGPPGGEVRLAVLGARGVGKSALIVRFLTKRFIGDYEPNTGSLYSRLVRLDGEHVAVQIQDTPGCLQVQGDRVQVLDSLSRCVKWAEGFLVVYSITDYGSYQAVRPLHQHIRQLHPDARTPIIVVGNKADLLHARQVQAKEGLQLANDLGSLFLEISTSENSQGVCDVFQYLCKEVSKLQHAGGADRRRASIIPRPRSPNMQDLKRRFKQALSSKVK; encoded by the exons ATGCGCCTGCCGAGCATGTCGCAGCCCTTCCTGCTGGCGCCCATCGCCGAGtgcgccccggggccgccgggcgGCGAGGTGCGGCTGGCCGTGCTGGGCGCCCGCGGCGTCGGCAAGAGCG CTCTCATCGTGCGCTTCCTGACCAAGCGCTTCATCGGGGACTACGAGCCCAACACCGGCAGCCTCTACTCCCGCCTGGTGCGCCTGGATGGGGAGCACGTCGCCGTGCAGATCCAGGACACGCCGGGATGCCTCCAG GTGCAGGGGGACCGCGTGCAGGTGCTGGACTCGCTGTCGAGGTGCGTGAAGTGGGCAGAGGGCTTCCTCGTGGTCTACTCGATCACGGACTACGGCAGCTACCAAGCAGTCCGACCCCTCCATCAGCACATCCGCCAGCTCCACCCGGACGCCAGGACTCCCATCATCGTGGTGGGGAACAAAGCCGACCTCCTCCACGCCAGGCAAGTGCAGGCCAAAGAGGGACTGCAGCTGGCCAAcgacctgggcagcctgtttttAGAGATCTCCACGAGCGAGAACTCCCAGGGTGTCTGCGACGTGTTCCAGTACCTCTGCAAGGAGGTCAGCAAGCTGCAGCACGCCGGCGGCGCGGACAGGCGGCGGGCATCCATCATCCCTCGGCCCCGATCCCCCAACATGCAGGATCTAAAGAGACGTTTCAAACAGGCTTTGTCTTCCAAAGTCAAGTAA